In the genome of Deinococcus hopiensis KR-140, the window CATGTCAGTCCGGCCGCCATTGCGCCTCCACGCCGTACACCCCACCCCCGCGGGCCTGCATCACCTCCTCAACTCACTTCAGTCCATTTGGAACCGAAGGATGACCTCTCAAATAATTAGAGCATTTGTCATAGTAAGGGTATGAAGCCAGTGGGTGGGCGAGGATACAGTCTGGATTTGCGCGAGCGGGTGGTGGCGGCAGTCGAAGGAGGACAGAGCCGGCAAGAAGTCGCCCGGTTGTACCGAATGCGCGTCGAGACTGTTAATACTACAGTTGCAGTTGCCCAAGGAACCTGTTGTTCAAGGGCTTTCTATCACCAGGCACCTCCCGAGAATTCCCGTGTTTGAGGGACCCAATCGCCAACTGCAACTGTAGTATTAATACATATCTGGAAAAGCAACGCCTGGGAACACTACACGAAGTTGGTCGGTCTTCTGGACGTCCTCCGCGTGTCACATCCTTCCACGAACAGCAACTCTTGAAACAACTCGAAACGCATCGGGACGCGACCTTACAGGTCATCCGGAAATAGGTCACTGTTTTGGCTGAGGGCCGTGTGGCACGCTAAAAAGGTGCGACTGACAGACGAGCAATGGTCCATCCTCGCTCCCTTGTTACCTCCACCCGAAAAGAAAACCCGAAGCGGCCGTCCGCGTCGGGGAGATAAAGAACTGCTCGAAGGCATGTTGTGGGTGTTGAGAACAGGAGCGCAGTGGGCAGAACTTCCTCGCCCCGATTACCCTCCGAAGTCCACATGTTTCGAGCGCTTTCAAGAATGGAATGAACGTGGCGTGTTTCCCAATGTATTGGGCCGTTTATACGAATTATTGGAGGATCAAGCGCTTCTTGATCTCCGGGAAGCTTTTATCGACGGTACCTTCAGTGCCGCGAAAAAGGGGGCGCTGATGTCAGTCCCACGAAGAAAGGCAAAGGCACCATGATCATGGTGGACTCGAGCGGTATACCGCTCGCTGTTCATACTGAAAGTGCAAGTCCTGCCGAAGTGACCCTAGTGCACGACACTTTGGAAGCCTCTTTTGGCATGGACTTCCCCAAACGACTCATCGGGGACAAAGCGTATGACAGTGATTCTCTGGATGCGGAACTTGCTGCTCTGGGGATCGAGATGATTGCTCCAAATCGCAAGAACCGGAAGAAAAAGACGCAGGATGGACGACCACTGCGTCGTTACAAGCGACGCTGGAAGGTGGAACGCACGACCTTATTGGCTGCAGTCATTCAGGCGTGTTCGGACACGAGATGAGCGCAAAGCCCAGAACTTCCTGGGCTTCGTCCAGCTCGCCTGCATCCTCATCCTGCTCCGTCGGATTTCCGGATGACCTGTATCCTCGTGGTCTTAGCTCTCGGGTTCTTCGTGTTGTGGCCCTCCTTCACATGTGCCTGTCGTCGTATTCCTCCCGATTCTCCCGCTCGGAGCTTGCTGGTCCAAGCCATTAACGCCGCTGAGGATCACCGCTCCACCAGTGGTACCTACTTCAAGGTCGCCACCGACTGCAGGAACAGCGAATTACTCAACATCACGTCCTTTCCTGCCACCGTAACGGCGTGCCGGATTCAGCAAACGCCCAACGGAACCTACGGCTATGTCACTTCCAGTACCATGGATAAGTCCTACCAGTTCGACGGCACCTTCATTGCTCAGGGCTCTGCCGCCATGCCCTCCAGCATGCCTTAAAAAAGCCCTCCTTTCGGCACTGCTCGTGATCGTCAAAATGCTGTTGTTTATTCCCAGCAGTGTGATTCGTTCCGTTGGCATTTTTGAAGGAGAACGGAGGAAGAAAAGCCAAGTCAGGATGACGGACCTTCCCTGCTCTAATTGGCTTTAGGCCAGAGCAGGCTGCAGGGCGTCGATTGCTCGGCCATAGGGTTGTACAGAGCGGGGAGGCCCAGGGCTCAATGCCTGGGCTTCCCCTCGTCTTGTCCTCCGGCTCAGCCGTTGACGCTTTCCTTCAGGCTGCGGCTGCGACGGCGTTTTTCGGGTTCGCGCATCCACGAAGTAGGCGGGTCCTGGGTTGCTTCCGCCAGACCCTTTTCTGTAAAAGTCTGCGCCGCACTCCAGGTTTCGGGAGTGCGGCGCAGACTTTCTGACGGTTTAGGGAGCCGTCACAGTGATGATGAAAGCGACAGGTCCGGGGCTTGCAGGTACGTCGGCGCGCGTCAGGCCCAGGATGGCCGTGGAGCGCGTGCCAGCGGCAACACTGGAGGGCACCGTCACGTTCACGGTGGTGGTGTGGGAAGCGCCGGTGGTAAAGGTGCGTGCTGGAACGGTGTAGGTGACGCCTTCGGGGGAGACGAAGATGACGTTGGGATCAGGGTTCTGGGCAGCGACTTCGTTGGACTTGCTCCACCTCAGTGGCGTGCCCGTGGGGACCGGGCCGTAGTTGATGGTGACCGTGCCCGTGCGGGTGCTTCCCTGCGGTACTGCGAGCTCGACCGTGCCGCCGTCGACCACGCCATTGCTGGTGCCAGGCGCAGAAAAAGGTGAAGAAGAGCTGTTCACGCAGCCGGTCAGGCCGAGGGCGAGCAGCGCCGCGATACCGAGAGCCAGAAACGACCTCATGGCCCGTATCCTACGCCCCCTCAAGGCTGGGCCACCCGGCATTCGGTCCAGGTGTGGTCGGACCGGGCAGGTGAATCTGCTTTATTGGGGGGGGTACTCCGCGGTCGTTTCCACCTGCTCCAGGTTGTTGTCCGGTCCGAACAGACTGGGTTGCGTGACGGTTCCGGGCAGCAGCAGGCTGCCGAGCCCCTCTGCCCAGCGAAAATCCCGGCCCACCACGAGTTCCCGCGCGGTGACGTTGTGGCCGCTGACCATCTTCACGCTGCGCCACGACAGGCCGTTTTGCCAGGCGAGCGCCATCACATTTGGGTCGTGCTCATGCGTCATGAGCCACGGCACCCGCAGGCCCGCGCAGGCGCGGAAGAGCCGCTCGTGATCGAGGGCGTGGTGCGTGTAGAGGCGCTTTCCAGCGCTTTTCGCTCCAGCGGTGTACGGGGGATCGACGAAGATCACGGTGCCGGGCGAGAAGGGGGTTTGTTCGAGGATGTTCAGGGCGTCGCCCTGCGTGACGCGCACGCGGTCCTGGTGCGCACTCAGGACCATGATGCGCTGCGCGAGCGTCTCGGGATACCACCGCTGCGCGAGGCCACGCCCCCCCTCGCCGTGCTTGACCAGGCCTGCGCCGGGCGCGAGAATCCCGCCGCGGTTGACGCGGTTTCGCACAATGGTCTGGAACGCCCGGTCGAGTTCTGTGCGGGGCTCGGCATGCAGTGTCTTCAGCACGTGCTCGCGGGTGAACTCGAACTCCAGGATGCGCTGCGCGAGCTTGGGCGCACGTGCGCTGAACACCACCCGGTGAACGGCGACCACCGCGGCGTCCAGTTCGTTAAGCCAGACGGACGCGGCTGTGCAGTCCAGGACGCTCGCGGTGAGGGCCGCGCCACCCGCGAAAGGCTCGAAGAAGAGCTTGGGCGGATGTGCCCGCAGGAGGTGCAGCAGCGGAAGCGCGAACCAGGTCTTCCGCCCGGATAGCGGAAAACACCCTTGG includes:
- a CDS encoding pilin — encoded protein: MTCILVVLALGFFVLWPSFTCACRRIPPDSPARSLLVQAINAAEDHRSTSGTYFKVATDCRNSELLNITSFPATVTACRIQQTPNGTYGYVTSSTMDKSYQFDGTFIAQGSAAMPSSMP